One genomic window of Halovivax cerinus includes the following:
- a CDS encoding helix-turn-helix transcriptional regulator yields the protein MTGVTTDEADARLAVEAIKRADALAVLADGAVTRSELMDALGVSRTTVHRLVRDLEASEFVVDDGGTYVLTGLGRTVQQATATYRETVAASRHLEPLLTALEDCDVDLDVTAFADARVTVPHSRDPYAPVHRFSELLGDTDSLRGFDTTSIAPTYADALRDQLDDGLSIELIYEPVVLELLVDQYADLAAVAFDQESIAVHVHEAIPFGLALFDDHVGVGAYDEETGQLLVFVDSDDPDAIAWGETLFEQFRDEAIAR from the coding sequence ATGACCGGCGTGACGACCGACGAGGCGGACGCCCGGCTCGCCGTCGAGGCGATCAAACGGGCCGACGCGCTGGCAGTGCTCGCCGACGGGGCTGTAACCAGAAGCGAACTGATGGACGCACTCGGCGTCTCCCGGACGACGGTCCACCGTCTCGTACGAGATCTGGAAGCGTCCGAGTTCGTGGTCGACGACGGGGGCACGTACGTCCTCACGGGCCTCGGTCGCACCGTCCAGCAGGCGACGGCCACCTACCGGGAGACGGTCGCGGCGTCGAGACACCTCGAACCGCTGCTCACAGCCCTCGAAGACTGCGACGTCGACCTCGACGTGACCGCGTTCGCGGACGCGCGAGTGACCGTCCCCCACAGCAGGGATCCGTACGCACCCGTCCACCGCTTCAGCGAGTTGCTCGGCGACACCGACTCGCTCCGCGGGTTCGACACCACGTCGATCGCCCCGACGTACGCAGACGCGCTCCGGGACCAGCTCGATGACGGGTTGTCGATCGAGTTGATCTACGAACCGGTCGTTCTCGAACTGCTGGTCGACCAGTACGCGGACCTCGCGGCGGTCGCGTTCGACCAGGAATCGATCGCCGTCCACGTCCACGAGGCGATTCCGTTCGGCCTCGCCCTCTTCGACGACCACGTCGGCGTCGGTGCCTACGACGAAGAAACCGGGCAACTGCTCGTGTTCGTCGACAGCGACGATCCCGACGCCATCGCGTGGGGAGAGACGCTCTTCGAGCAGTTCCGCGACGAAGCGATCGCGCGGTAG
- the ftsZ gene encoding cell division protein FtsZ yields MDSIVEDAIDEAESGAPESRGDPVSDDPEPVSDGANTSGTMTDEELEDVLQDLQTDITVVGCGGAGGNTVHRMEEEGIHGAKLVAANTDVQHLVEIEADTKILMGEQKTSGRGAGSLPQVGEEAALESQEDIYDAIEGSDMVFVTAGLGGGTGTGSAPVVAKAARESGALTISIVTTPFTAEGEVRRTNAEAGLERLRDVSDTVIVVPNDRLLDSVGKLPVRQAFKVSDEVLMRSVKGITELITKPGLVNLDFADVRTVMEKGGVAMIGLGESDSEAKAEDSVKTALRSPLLDVDISGASSALVNVTGGNDMSIEEAEGVVEEIYDRIDPDARIIWGTSIDETLEGSMRTMIVVTGVTSPQIYGRPDGEAVQPQGVGGGAGGQPPAGGQGAPSGQNAGGHSDVDVEDDDDIDFVG; encoded by the coding sequence ATGGATTCGATAGTCGAAGATGCCATCGACGAGGCCGAATCGGGGGCGCCCGAGTCGCGGGGGGACCCCGTTTCGGACGACCCCGAACCCGTGTCGGACGGGGCGAACACGTCGGGTACGATGACGGACGAAGAACTCGAAGACGTCCTCCAGGACCTCCAGACGGACATCACGGTCGTCGGCTGCGGGGGTGCCGGCGGGAACACGGTCCACCGGATGGAAGAGGAGGGCATCCACGGGGCGAAACTGGTCGCCGCGAACACGGACGTCCAGCACCTGGTGGAAATCGAGGCGGACACCAAGATCCTCATGGGCGAACAGAAGACGTCCGGCCGCGGCGCCGGGTCGCTCCCGCAGGTCGGCGAGGAGGCCGCTCTCGAGAGCCAGGAAGACATCTACGACGCCATCGAGGGCTCGGATATGGTCTTCGTCACCGCTGGCCTCGGCGGCGGCACCGGGACGGGTTCGGCTCCCGTGGTCGCCAAGGCGGCTCGTGAATCGGGCGCGCTGACCATTTCCATCGTCACCACGCCCTTCACCGCCGAGGGCGAGGTCCGCCGGACGAACGCCGAGGCCGGCCTCGAACGCCTCCGCGACGTCTCCGACACCGTCATCGTCGTCCCCAACGACCGTCTGCTCGACTCCGTGGGCAAGCTCCCCGTCCGCCAGGCGTTCAAGGTGAGCGACGAGGTCCTGATGCGCTCCGTGAAGGGGATCACGGAACTCATCACGAAACCCGGCCTCGTCAATCTGGACTTCGCCGACGTCCGCACCGTCATGGAGAAAGGTGGCGTCGCGATGATCGGCCTCGGTGAGTCCGACTCAGAAGCGAAGGCCGAGGACTCCGTCAAGACGGCCCTCCGCTCGCCCCTGCTGGACGTGGACATCTCCGGTGCGAGCTCCGCGCTCGTCAACGTCACCGGTGGCAACGACATGTCCATCGAGGAGGCAGAGGGCGTCGTCGAGGAGATCTACGATCGGATCGATCCCGACGCGCGCATCATCTGGGGCACCTCGATCGACGAGACGCTCGAAGGGAGCATGCGCACCATGATCGTCGTCACGGGCGTCACGTCCCCGCAGATCTACGGCCGGCCCGACGGCGAGGCTGTCCAGCCCCAGGGCGTCGGCGGCGGGGCCGGCGGTCAGCCGCCCGCGGGTGGGCAGGGTGCCCCCAGTGGACAGAACGCAGGCGGACACTCCGATGTCGACGTCGAGGATGACGACGACATCGACTTCGTCGGCTGA
- a CDS encoding D-aminoacyl-tRNA deacylase has product MSPLTGTHVIAIVESRADRASVHICDQLRALVAWDAHEDETRPDADGGGAYYRTDGFELRSFEALHLDLVEPAAAFSEEPDLLVFASRHSGETGPLLTAHFTGNVGPAEFGGEPNAFADAAPNALAELIGAYDRHAPPGYDVGMECTHHGPTDVGCPSVFAELGSDDEQWDDPAGAEAVARAILDLRGVDPHRTDPVTERPRQLVGFGGGHYVPRFERIVRETPWAVGHIAADWGLDEIDDGGAVESVVRDAFAATDSEVAVVEGTKPDLRETIEDLGFRAVSEAWVREVGDRPLSLVDAVEADLGPIADGVRFGDRETDAFDVVSLPTDLVATAEGIDPDRTWDVVAGNVVAVETSNGGSRLGDRAAIPTGIDGGRTPGGLPRDIVDDLAAILRPGYERVAVDDAVVEVEAVTFDPSHARDLGVPEGPLYGRLAAGESVTVDGEEIEPEAVHERTTRRFRL; this is encoded by the coding sequence GTGAGTCCACTCACAGGTACACACGTGATCGCGATCGTCGAGAGCCGCGCCGATCGGGCGTCGGTGCACATCTGTGACCAGCTTCGAGCTCTCGTTGCGTGGGACGCTCACGAGGACGAGACGCGCCCCGACGCCGACGGCGGCGGGGCGTACTATCGAACGGACGGATTCGAACTCCGCTCGTTCGAGGCGCTCCACCTCGACCTCGTCGAGCCGGCCGCGGCGTTCAGCGAGGAGCCCGACCTCCTCGTCTTCGCCTCGCGCCACTCCGGCGAGACGGGACCGCTCCTGACGGCCCACTTCACTGGTAACGTCGGTCCCGCGGAGTTCGGCGGCGAACCGAACGCGTTCGCCGACGCCGCACCGAACGCCCTCGCGGAGCTGATTGGCGCGTACGACCGGCACGCGCCGCCCGGGTACGACGTCGGAATGGAGTGTACCCACCACGGTCCGACCGACGTCGGGTGTCCGTCGGTGTTCGCCGAACTGGGGAGCGACGACGAACAGTGGGACGACCCGGCCGGCGCCGAGGCGGTGGCTCGCGCCATCCTCGATCTGCGGGGCGTCGACCCGCACCGAACGGACCCGGTGACCGAGCGGCCGCGTCAGCTCGTCGGGTTCGGCGGCGGCCACTACGTCCCGCGATTCGAACGCATCGTCCGGGAGACGCCGTGGGCCGTCGGCCACATTGCGGCCGACTGGGGGCTCGACGAAATCGACGACGGGGGCGCGGTGGAGTCCGTCGTTCGCGACGCGTTCGCGGCCACCGACTCCGAGGTCGCCGTCGTCGAGGGGACGAAGCCCGATCTCCGGGAGACGATCGAGGACCTGGGATTCCGGGCCGTCAGCGAGGCCTGGGTGCGCGAGGTCGGCGACCGACCGCTGTCGCTGGTCGACGCCGTCGAAGCCGACCTGGGACCGATCGCAGACGGCGTTCGATTCGGCGACCGGGAGACCGACGCGTTCGACGTCGTTTCCTTGCCGACGGACCTCGTCGCGACGGCGGAGGGAATCGATCCCGACCGGACGTGGGACGTCGTCGCGGGCAACGTCGTGGCGGTCGAGACATCCAACGGCGGCAGCCGCCTCGGCGACCGTGCGGCGATCCCGACCGGGATCGATGGGGGACGAACGCCGGGCGGGTTGCCACGGGATATCGTCGACGATCTCGCTGCTATCCTTCGCCCTGGGTACGAGCGCGTCGCCGTCGACGACGCCGTCGTCGAGGTGGAGGCGGTGACGTTCGATCCGTCGCACGCTCGCGATCTGGGCGTCCCCGAGGGGCCGCTGTACGGACGGCTGGCGGCCGGCGAATCGGTGACCGTCGACGGCGAGGAGATCGAACCGGAGGCCGTCCACGAGCGGACGACCCGCCGGTTTCGGCTGTGA
- a CDS encoding shikimate dehydrogenase, giving the protein MDVYGLLGNPVGHSLSPPMHEAAYEAHEMDATYVTFEPDQDALDGAIQGATALGIAGLNVTIPFKEEAIDHVEPDDLATRIGAVNTIAFPEGDSAGADDRDAVARPIGHNTDATGAVRALRERGFADRQDSLDGATAVVVGAGGAGRAIAFGLADAGATVRVANRTVERATTLASEVPGASGRGLDDLSSIVDDASVLVNATSVGMESDESIVPRSALHDELVVMDAVYRPLETRLVRDADAVGATTVDGSWMLLYQGAAAFERWTGLAAPVDAMRRALRSAL; this is encoded by the coding sequence ATGGACGTCTACGGCCTTCTGGGAAACCCCGTCGGCCACTCGCTCTCGCCGCCGATGCACGAGGCGGCGTACGAGGCCCACGAGATGGACGCGACCTACGTCACGTTCGAACCCGATCAGGACGCGCTCGACGGCGCGATCCAGGGCGCCACTGCGCTCGGAATTGCTGGACTGAACGTCACGATTCCGTTCAAGGAAGAGGCGATCGACCACGTCGAGCCGGACGATCTGGCGACCCGTATCGGGGCTGTCAACACGATCGCGTTCCCCGAAGGCGACTCGGCGGGAGCCGACGACCGGGACGCGGTCGCCCGGCCGATCGGACACAACACCGACGCGACCGGTGCCGTCCGCGCCCTTCGCGAGCGAGGGTTCGCCGACCGCCAAGACTCACTCGACGGTGCCACAGCGGTCGTCGTCGGTGCGGGCGGCGCCGGCCGGGCGATCGCGTTCGGTCTCGCAGACGCCGGCGCGACCGTCCGCGTGGCCAACCGGACCGTCGAGCGGGCGACGACGCTCGCGAGCGAGGTGCCCGGGGCGTCCGGCCGCGGCCTCGACGATCTCTCGTCCATCGTCGACGATGCCTCGGTCCTGGTCAACGCGACCAGCGTCGGGATGGAGTCCGACGAGTCGATCGTCCCCCGATCGGCGTTGCACGACGAGCTGGTCGTGATGGACGCCGTCTATCGCCCGCTCGAGACTCGCCTCGTCCGGGACGCCGACGCGGTCGGCGCGACGACCGTCGACGGTAGCTGGATGCTCCTCTACCAGGGGGCAGCGGCGTTCGAACGCTGGACTGGACTGGCTGCCCCGGTCGACGCGATGCGACGCGCACTCCGGAGTGCGCTGTGA
- a CDS encoding helix-hairpin-helix domain-containing protein yields the protein MALLEKLKSLFGVGGGGSDRPDRDGGRSTGSGSTASDSTRRTGREAPPPMSSRERDESTGDESAEPTTDDGESDEEGGDAAAAKSESTGVDSDAGTTDEETDTDDSVGDDGDTGGDAEDGDEDDTGSGEDDSVGGEEADGEDDTGDGEGAVTEAIEEAEPDDRSDGADAAGVAAGTDASGSTGTISRVPDEDEGAAEPGEAVSPDETDAAPTTEKTTDAEPEPMEVESEPVTEIKGIGPAYGDRLADAGVDSTLDLAESDADELAAETDIAASRIEEWIDRANDR from the coding sequence ATGGCACTCCTGGAGAAGCTGAAGTCCCTGTTTGGTGTGGGGGGCGGCGGGTCCGATCGACCCGATCGGGACGGTGGTCGATCCACCGGGTCCGGGTCGACGGCGTCAGACTCGACGCGACGCACCGGACGCGAGGCACCGCCACCGATGAGTAGCCGCGAGCGCGACGAGTCGACCGGCGACGAGTCGGCCGAACCGACCACCGACGACGGCGAGTCCGACGAGGAGGGTGGTGACGCCGCCGCGGCCAAGAGCGAGTCGACGGGCGTCGACAGCGACGCCGGAACGACCGACGAGGAGACGGATACCGACGACAGCGTCGGCGATGACGGCGATACGGGCGGGGACGCCGAGGACGGCGACGAAGACGATACGGGCAGCGGCGAAGACGACAGCGTCGGCGGCGAGGAGGCCGACGGTGAAGACGATACGGGCGACGGCGAGGGAGCCGTCACGGAGGCGATCGAAGAGGCCGAACCGGACGACCGGTCCGATGGCGCAGACGCCGCGGGTGTCGCCGCAGGAACCGACGCTAGCGGGTCGACCGGGACGATCTCGCGCGTTCCCGACGAGGACGAGGGTGCCGCCGAACCGGGTGAAGCCGTCAGCCCCGACGAAACCGACGCTGCGCCCACGACCGAGAAGACGACCGACGCCGAACCGGAGCCGATGGAAGTCGAGAGCGAGCCAGTGACCGAGATCAAGGGCATCGGTCCGGCGTACGGCGACCGCCTCGCCGACGCCGGCGTCGACTCGACGCTCGACCTGGCCGAGAGCGATGCCGACGAACTCGCCGCGGAGACGGACATCGCCGCCTCGCGCATCGAGGAGTGGATCGATCGCGCGAACGACCGGTAA
- a CDS encoding anthranilate synthase component I family protein, with protein sequence MTEPRVVTTLEAVRAAAAAASPGTRIPVEVRLTVDDPFDAYRRARDGPGGAFLETTGGQAGWGYFGVEPVERLTVRDPAEPIEPSADSPTLAALDGVLGGESLARPPEDDSVPYPCGAIGWLSYDVALELEALPNDAVDDRGLPRLELAVFDRLAAWTAPVDGPVTLRISACPRLEREEPSAGGAETAPATRDTAPDGDPAATLFERGRERALELATAIRDGDPGIEPPPVDATDATFESECGRSAFADRVRRIKASVRDGETFQANVSQRLTAPASVHPVAAYDAVRRVNPAPYSGLLEYRSADLVSASPELLLERDGDLVRTEPIAGTRPRGRTTAEDEALSAELRTDEKERAEHAMLVDLERNDLGKICEYGSVEVAEYRRIDRYAEVMHLVSDVRGRLRADATLADAIAATFPGGTITGAPKPRTMAIVDEVEATRRGPYTGSVGLFGFDGRATCNIVIRTLVRQADAYHLRVGAGIVHDSDPEREYDETLDKARALLTAMDEALGERAAVTVDARDRGSTDRTGRADGGASE encoded by the coding sequence ATGACTGAGCCGCGCGTGGTCACGACGCTCGAGGCGGTCAGAGCGGCCGCAGCGGCCGCGTCGCCTGGGACGCGAATCCCCGTGGAGGTACGCCTCACCGTCGACGACCCGTTCGACGCCTATCGTCGCGCCCGGGACGGCCCCGGTGGGGCGTTCCTCGAGACGACGGGCGGGCAGGCCGGCTGGGGATACTTCGGCGTCGAACCGGTCGAACGCCTGACCGTACGCGATCCGGCGGAGCCGATCGAGCCGTCGGCCGACTCACCGACACTGGCGGCGCTCGACGGCGTTCTCGGCGGTGAATCGCTGGCCCGGCCGCCGGAGGATGACTCCGTTCCCTACCCGTGCGGGGCGATCGGCTGGCTCTCCTACGACGTCGCGCTCGAACTCGAAGCGCTGCCGAACGACGCGGTCGACGACCGCGGCCTCCCGCGGCTCGAACTCGCCGTCTTCGATCGACTGGCCGCGTGGACGGCGCCGGTCGACGGCCCCGTCACGCTGCGCATCTCTGCCTGTCCGCGGCTCGAGCGGGAGGAACCGTCCGCCGGCGGAGCGGAGACGGCACCCGCGACGAGGGATACCGCCCCGGACGGAGATCCCGCGGCGACACTCTTCGAACGCGGGCGCGAGCGGGCGCTCGAACTCGCGACGGCCATCCGAGACGGGGATCCGGGTATCGAGCCGCCGCCGGTCGACGCGACCGACGCCACGTTCGAGAGCGAGTGCGGACGGAGCGCGTTCGCCGATCGGGTCCGTCGGATAAAGGCGTCCGTCCGCGACGGTGAGACGTTCCAGGCGAACGTCTCGCAACGCCTCACGGCCCCCGCTTCCGTCCACCCCGTCGCGGCGTACGACGCGGTCCGTCGCGTCAACCCGGCACCGTACTCGGGGTTACTCGAGTATCGATCGGCCGACCTCGTGAGCGCGAGCCCGGAACTCCTGCTAGAGCGCGACGGCGACCTCGTTCGAACCGAGCCGATCGCCGGCACTCGTCCGCGAGGCCGGACGACCGCCGAGGACGAGGCACTTTCGGCCGAGTTGCGGACAGACGAGAAAGAGCGCGCAGAACACGCCATGCTCGTCGATCTCGAGCGCAACGACCTCGGAAAGATCTGCGAGTACGGGTCCGTCGAGGTCGCCGAGTACCGTCGAATCGACCGCTACGCCGAGGTGATGCACCTCGTCTCCGACGTCCGCGGCCGCCTCCGCGCCGACGCGACGCTCGCAGACGCCATCGCGGCGACGTTTCCCGGCGGGACGATCACCGGCGCGCCCAAACCCCGGACGATGGCCATCGTCGACGAGGTGGAGGCGACGCGGCGCGGACCCTACACCGGTAGCGTCGGTCTGTTCGGGTTCGACGGCCGGGCGACGTGCAACATCGTCATCCGGACGCTCGTCCGGCAGGCCGATGCGTACCACCTCCGCGTCGGCGCCGGCATCGTCCACGACTCCGACCCGGAACGTGAGTACGACGAGACGCTCGACAAAGCACGCGCGCTCCTGACCGCGATGGACGAGGCGCTCGGCGAACGGGCTGCGGTGACCGTCGACGCCCGCGACCGGGGGTCGACCGATCGGACAGGACGGGCGGACGGAGGTGCGTCCGAGTGA
- a CDS encoding anthranilate synthase component II produces MTGAAGASGADRPSPGRILVVDNYDSFVYNLVQYVGELADDVLVRRNDDLTLADVARLDPDGIVVSPGPGTPADAGISIPLFAETTYPILGVCLGHQALCAAHGGAVGHAPDVVHGKPSVVTHDGDGIFAGLPERFQVGRYHSLAVDRADVPAPLIETATTDEECGVVMAVRHRDRPHVGVQFHPESILTRKTTGDEGRGAVASHGETGSGTEPDGTRAISLSIGRRLVANFCAMATANRAGERP; encoded by the coding sequence GTGACTGGGGCCGCCGGTGCGTCCGGAGCTGACCGCCCGTCACCGGGTCGAATCCTGGTCGTCGACAACTACGACTCGTTCGTCTACAACCTGGTGCAGTACGTCGGGGAACTCGCCGACGACGTACTCGTCCGACGAAACGACGACCTCACACTCGCCGACGTAGCGCGGCTGGATCCGGACGGGATCGTCGTCTCCCCGGGGCCGGGAACGCCTGCGGACGCGGGGATCTCGATCCCGCTGTTCGCCGAGACCACCTACCCGATCCTCGGCGTCTGTCTCGGCCACCAGGCGCTGTGTGCGGCTCACGGAGGCGCGGTCGGCCACGCTCCCGACGTCGTCCACGGCAAACCATCAGTGGTCACCCACGACGGCGACGGCATCTTCGCCGGCCTCCCCGAACGCTTCCAGGTCGGACGCTACCACTCGCTGGCCGTCGATCGAGCCGACGTACCGGCGCCGTTGATCGAGACGGCGACGACGGACGAGGAGTGCGGTGTCGTGATGGCCGTCCGCCACCGCGACAGACCGCACGTCGGCGTGCAATTTCACCCGGAGAGTATCCTGACACGCAAGACGACCGGCGACGAGGGGCGCGGGGCCGTCGCGTCGCACGGCGAGACGGGGAGCGGCACCGAACCGGACGGGACCAGGGCGATTTCGCTGTCGATCGGTAGACGCCTCGTCGCCAACTTCTGTGCGATGGCCACCGCGAACCGGGCGGGGGAGCGACCGTGA
- a CDS encoding aminotransferase class IV → MTGTSGSDTILYHVDGELVPVDEATVSVDDRGFRYGDAAFETLRAYGGTVFEWDAHADRLDRTCETLGIDHGLDRGDLRARVDETLAANGLADAYVRLSITRGVQPGKLTPHRAVDPTVVIWVKPLPRGGVGGSDVWDGPATVQTVETRRIPNDALPAAAKTHNYLNGILARLELRGTGADEALLLDGDGHLTEGATSNLFFVDGGVLKTPATDGPVLPGITRRVVLDLAGDLGVPTAVGAYGRSAVEAADEVFLTNSTWELRPVARVDGTPVGEADGCGGPAQDPTDRVDHEVVDPGPVTGRLQSAFDRLVEECCY, encoded by the coding sequence GTGACCGGAACTTCGGGGTCCGACACGATCCTGTACCACGTCGACGGCGAGCTCGTCCCCGTCGACGAGGCGACGGTCAGCGTCGACGACCGGGGATTTCGCTACGGCGACGCGGCCTTCGAAACGCTGCGCGCCTACGGGGGCACGGTCTTCGAGTGGGACGCCCACGCCGACCGATTGGACCGAACCTGTGAGACGCTCGGTATCGACCACGGCCTGGATCGGGGCGACCTGCGGGCGCGCGTCGACGAGACGCTCGCGGCGAACGGCCTCGCGGACGCGTACGTTCGCCTCTCGATCACGCGCGGCGTCCAGCCAGGGAAACTGACGCCGCACCGAGCCGTCGACCCGACCGTCGTCATCTGGGTGAAACCGCTCCCGCGGGGCGGCGTCGGCGGTAGCGACGTCTGGGACGGCCCCGCGACCGTCCAGACGGTCGAGACCCGCCGGATTCCGAACGACGCGCTCCCGGCGGCCGCGAAGACCCACAATTACCTGAACGGCATCCTCGCCCGGCTGGAACTCCGGGGAACGGGCGCCGACGAGGCGCTGTTGCTCGACGGGGACGGCCACCTCACCGAGGGGGCGACGTCCAACCTCTTCTTCGTCGACGGTGGCGTACTCAAAACGCCCGCGACCGACGGCCCGGTGCTGCCGGGAATCACCCGTCGCGTCGTTCTCGACCTCGCCGGGGACCTGGGCGTTCCGACGGCCGTCGGCGCGTACGGACGGTCCGCCGTCGAAGCGGCGGACGAGGTGTTCCTGACCAACTCGACGTGGGAACTCAGGCCGGTCGCACGAGTCGACGGCACGCCCGTCGGCGAGGCGGACGGATGTGGTGGACCGGCACAGGACCCGACCGATCGCGTGGACCACGAGGTCGTCGACCCCGGGCCGGTGACCGGTCGACTCCAGTCCGCGTTCGATCGACTGGTCGAGGAGTGCTGTTACTGA
- a CDS encoding DUF7344 domain-containing protein, translated as MTTQVPDTIDLTRALLDTLPDGAPEAPTSQTLDILSNERRRHVLRVVREQGEAITLPDVADEVAVREHGRPLPEISPERVTEIYISIYHDHLPRLVDAGLLVYDQERDLVVPAFDDGSPDTGEP; from the coding sequence ATGACGACTCAGGTACCCGACACGATCGATCTGACGCGAGCCCTGCTCGATACGCTTCCGGACGGCGCTCCCGAAGCCCCCACCTCGCAGACCCTCGATATCCTCTCGAACGAGCGCCGGCGTCACGTCCTCCGCGTCGTCCGTGAGCAGGGGGAAGCCATCACGCTGCCCGACGTCGCCGACGAGGTGGCCGTTCGGGAGCACGGACGACCGCTCCCGGAGATCAGTCCGGAGCGAGTCACCGAGATCTACATCTCGATCTATCACGACCACCTCCCGCGCCTCGTCGACGCCGGACTCCTCGTGTACGATCAGGAGCGCGATCTCGTCGTTCCCGCGTTCGACGACGGGTCTCCCGACACCGGCGAGCCGTGA
- a CDS encoding transcriptional regulator translates to MVETEATTRGRLADRLREEPGTPTELGREFSLSPSTVLTHAEHLSKSLEHTDERLLVAPPTCSECGFEDFDDLLNRPSRCPSCKHEGVSEPTIVVDRVGSA, encoded by the coding sequence ATGGTCGAGACCGAAGCGACGACGCGTGGTCGACTCGCCGACCGCCTTCGAGAGGAACCGGGGACGCCCACCGAACTCGGTCGCGAATTCTCCCTCTCGCCGTCGACCGTCCTCACACACGCCGAGCACCTCTCGAAAAGTCTCGAACACACCGACGAACGGCTGCTCGTCGCACCACCGACGTGTTCTGAGTGTGGGTTCGAGGACTTCGACGACCTCCTCAATCGACCGTCTCGGTGTCCATCGTGTAAACACGAGGGCGTCTCCGAACCGACGATCGTCGTCGACCGAGTGGGCTCGGCGTAG
- a CDS encoding ArsR/SmtB family transcription factor, whose amino-acid sequence MDSAALLNLLGNENRRRILRLLSRKPCYVTEISEYLGVSPKAVIEHLRKLEEAGLVESRTDDQRRKYFHIARNVRLEVNLSPYGFASKSAYPEGTNVDITSCRHLSLDVDREDDDALSSLLATLERLERLENELSLAQRWVQGQLCEVLDEISEAVGSNGDSRVYADLLASIRREPKSVSAISDDLDAPRDVVAELLEAMADQGLVRRTKRGWELTQQSTIA is encoded by the coding sequence ATGGACTCCGCGGCCCTGCTCAACCTGCTCGGGAACGAGAACCGCCGGCGGATCCTTCGGCTTCTCTCGCGGAAACCGTGCTACGTGACCGAGATCTCCGAGTACCTGGGCGTGAGCCCCAAGGCTGTGATCGAACACCTCCGAAAGCTAGAGGAGGCGGGCCTCGTCGAGAGTCGAACCGACGACCAGCGGCGCAAGTACTTCCACATCGCCCGCAACGTTCGTCTCGAGGTCAATCTCTCGCCGTACGGCTTCGCAAGCAAGAGTGCGTATCCCGAGGGGACGAACGTCGACATCACGAGCTGTCGCCACCTCAGCCTCGACGTGGATCGCGAGGACGACGACGCGCTCTCCAGCCTGCTCGCCACGTTAGAGCGACTCGAGCGACTCGAGAACGAACTCTCACTGGCACAGCGGTGGGTGCAGGGCCAGCTCTGTGAGGTCCTCGACGAGATCTCCGAGGCGGTCGGCTCCAACGGAGATAGCCGAGTCTACGCGGATCTCCTCGCGAGTATCCGCCGCGAACCCAAGAGCGTCAGCGCGATCAGCGACGACCTGGACGCTCCGAGAGACGTCGTCGCCGAACTCCTGGAAGCCATGGCCGACCAGGGCCTCGTGCGGCGGACCAAACGGGGCTGGGAACTGACACAGCAATCGACCATCGCGTGA